The genomic window ACGACTGTTCGTCAGTTACTCGGTTCACTCGGAGTTAGTTTGGCAACGTTGATCTTGGTTACTTCAAACCAAAATCATCGTCTGCCAGTAAACGGTGGTTTAGCTGGATACCACGCGGTATTTACATTCTTCTTCATCATCGCAATTGTCGGTTTGATATTTGCAATCATGGTTAAGGATTATAGTAAAAAATCAAATAGCAAATAAAAAAACACTCCTGCAGGAGTGTTTTTTTTATACCTTGGCCTCTTCAGCCATTTGATTTAACTTACGTAGTCGATGATTGATCCCTGATTTTGAAATAGCGCCACTTGGCACCATCTCGCCCAACTCTTTAAGCGATACTTCTGGATTATCCAATCTCAAAGTAGCAATCTCTTGTAGTTTTTGAGGAAGCGAATCTAAGCCGATCGTATCACGCAAATACTTGATATTTTCAACTTGACGTTCCGCTGCGGCAACGGTCTTATTGATATTAGCATTTTCGCAATTAACTAACCGATTAACTGAATTTCTCATATCACGAACGATTCGAATATCTTCGAATTTCAGCATCGCATTAGTTGCACCGATCAATTGTAAAAAGTCGGCAATACGCTCAGCTTCTTTCAAATAGACAATATAGCCATTGCGTCGTTTAGTGGTTCTGGCATTCAACCCAAAGTGATTCATCATTTCAGCGATATCTTCATTGTGTGATTCGTACAATGAGTAAATCTCTAAATGATATCTTGAGGTCTCTGGATTATTAACGCTTCCGGTCGCCAAAAACGCTCCACGTAAATATGAACGCATTCTTTGATCTTCATTCAAGATGTCTGGCGTGACATCAGTGTTGATGGACAACCCAGTCTCATCTAAAATTCCTAAGTCTTGCAGTACTTCATTAGTGTTTCTTTTGAGTCGAACTAGATATTGATTATTCTTTTTCAACTTCATTTTCTTACGAACTAAAAGTTCAGATTCCATACCGTATTTTTGCTTGATCAATGAGAAAATTCTCCGAGCGATTGCCGGATTTTCTGTTTGAGTAGTCAAAACGAAATGATGGTTCTGTAAACTCAACGAACCGTTCATTCGAATAAGAGCGGACAACTCGACACGAGCATGCTCTGGATGGACCTCTAAACCAGTGAGTTCTTTTTTAACCTCACTTGCATAGGAAGCCATTATCTCACCTCATTTTTTCTATTTCCCGACTGGAACGCCAAATTCAAGATTT from Companilactobacillus sp. includes these protein-coding regions:
- the whiA gene encoding DNA-binding protein WhiA, with the translated sequence MASYASEVKKELTGLEVHPEHARVELSALIRMNGSLSLQNHHFVLTTQTENPAIARRIFSLIKQKYGMESELLVRKKMKLKKNNQYLVRLKRNTNEVLQDLGILDETGLSINTDVTPDILNEDQRMRSYLRGAFLATGSVNNPETSRYHLEIYSLYESHNEDIAEMMNHFGLNARTTKRRNGYIVYLKEAERIADFLQLIGATNAMLKFEDIRIVRDMRNSVNRLVNCENANINKTVAAAERQVENIKYLRDTIGLDSLPQKLQEIATLRLDNPEVSLKELGEMVPSGAISKSGINHRLRKLNQMAEEAKV